The window GTTTCGGTACATTTGAAATCAGAGAAAGAGCTGCAAGAAACGGTATCAACCCGCTCACAAAAGCAGAAATCAAAATCCCTGCTACAAAAGTTCCTGCATTCAAAGCAGGCAGCGCTTTGAAAGACGCTGTAAAATAATTTTACCGTTAAAAGGTACGGCGGATTTTTCCGTCCGAATTAAAAGGCATAGGATTTTATACTCCTGTGCCTTATATTTTTGCAAAAACAACACATTATATAACAAAGGATGATAAAAATGCGGCTTGACAAATATTTAAAAGTTTCGCGTCTTATAAAGCGCCGCACACTGGCGCAGGAGGCTTGCGAAAACGGAAAAATCACGGTTAACGGCAAAGTTGCGAAACCGTCGGCAAACGTTAAGGAGGGCGACCTTTTGTCGCTTACGTTCGGCGAAAAGGTGATAAACGTAAAGGTTGTGTCGGTTGCCGAGCACGTTTTAAAGCAGGACGCCGCCGATATGTACGAAGTAATTCAATAAAAACAATAAAACCGCACTTTTGGTGCGGTTTTTGCATTTATTTTAAGATAACGTTTTTGCAAGCGCAATCACTGCCGATATATTCTGCACCGACATTACAACAACAGCGATAACGAATATAAACAGCGTTATGCGCGAATATTTTCGATAAAACTTCTGATGTATAATGCTTGCCGAAAATCCCGTAAAAATAAGCGGAAGAAAACAAAGTTCAAGCGCAGGGATATTCTGCGAGAACGCCGACGCAAGCAGGAACACGGGATATGCGCAGAGTGACGGAACAATGTACCTTTTCACATATTTCGGACATTTGAAAATTCCTATAAAGCTCAACGCGAAAAAGAATGTTGTTTCGCTTTTTAACGCATTTAAAATATTCTGCGGTGCAAAATTGTCGAACGCGCCGAGTGCGTCTTTATACATAAAAGAGCAGAAAATATGCATTGCAATGCCGAACACAAGCACCCCCGACGCGAGCGCAAACGCCTTTGCCGACGACTGATATTTGCGCGCGTCAAGATATGCAGCAATCGGCACGGCATAAAAAACTATGCACAAAAACGGCAAATCCACAAACATAAACGCCGATATGAGCGACGCGAGATACCATTTTAAAAAGTAGTCGGTTTTTATAAACATCACGAACATAAAAAGCGACATAAAAAGCATTGTTCCGATGTATCCCGACGCGGAAAAGTATGCCAGTGCAAGGCTCGGAAACGCAAAAAACACGCACAGCACAAAAAATGCTTTTTTCTTGGGCGAAAACGATGAAAGCGTCAAAAATATGAGATGCGCCGAAAAAAGCACGCACAAAAGCGCGGTAATCTTCCACGCAGTGCCGTCGCTGAAAAGCTTTTCAACCGCGCCGAGCATATAGCCTGCCGTGTAGATTTTATAAAATTGTTCGTTTTTTTCCGATGTGTCCGCCGGCGGTGCGGTGATTTCGCCTCTTTCAAACCGTGCCGCCTGCAACAAAAGCGAATTTCCGCATTTGTCGGGCAAAATTCCCGACGGCAGAGCGACGGACAAAACAAGTATCAGCGCCGTTATTAAAACAAAAATATGCGCCGTAAATTCTCTTTTCATAATTTATCACCGATTAAATTTTCCGTTTAAAACCGCAGATTAAAAAACAGATGTGCAATGCGGACAGCGCGTTGCTTCATACGGAATTTCGCTCATACAGTACGGGCATTTTTTTGTAAGAGGCTTTTCGTCAGCCGTTTTCGGAGTGTGTCCGATTTGTTTGATTTTGCCGATAAGGCGCACAAACAAAAACACCACAAATGCCATAACGATAAAGTTTATCACCGCGGTGATGAACGAGCCGTATTTTATCGGAACACCGCGCACTGTAAGCACCAGCGACGAAAAATCCATTTTTGTGAAAAGTCCCAAAACGGGCGACACAATATCGTTAACCAGCGAATTTACAATACTCTGAAACGCCGCACCGATGATAACGCCGACCGCAAGGTCGATAACATTGCCCTTCATAGCGAAATTTTTGAATTCGTCAAAAAACTTTTTCATACACCTATCTCCCTTTGCGCTTTTGATTTTATTATAATTGTGCGCTTTGGTTTTGTCAACATAATTCGAGTTCTTTCATTATAAATTGTGAAATTTTTGAA of the Qingrenia yutianensis genome contains:
- a CDS encoding HU family DNA-binding protein; the protein is MNKSDLIANIAEKSGLTKKDADKALSAVIDSITEALKGGDKVQLVGFGTFEIRERAARNGINPLTKAEIKIPATKVPAFKAGSALKDAVK
- a CDS encoding RNA-binding S4 domain-containing protein, with the translated sequence MRLDKYLKVSRLIKRRTLAQEACENGKITVNGKVAKPSANVKEGDLLSLTFGEKVINVKVVSVAEHVLKQDAADMYEVIQ
- the mscL gene encoding large conductance mechanosensitive channel protein MscL gives rise to the protein MKKFFDEFKNFAMKGNVIDLAVGVIIGAAFQSIVNSLVNDIVSPVLGLFTKMDFSSLVLTVRGVPIKYGSFITAVINFIVMAFVVFLFVRLIGKIKQIGHTPKTADEKPLTKKCPYCMSEIPYEATRCPHCTSVF